A genomic region of Bradyrhizobium sp. ORS 278 contains the following coding sequences:
- a CDS encoding Zn-ribbon domain-containing OB-fold protein yields MSEAKKLPAPITNPETKPFWDAAAEGKFLIKRCTSCGEAHYFPRSICPFCFSDQTVWEQSTGEGEIYTFSIMRKSPTGPYAIGYVTLKEGPSLQTNFVDCDFDALKIGQKVKVVFKPTDGAPLPFFTPV; encoded by the coding sequence ATGTCTGAAGCCAAGAAACTGCCGGCCCCGATCACCAATCCCGAGACCAAGCCGTTCTGGGACGCCGCCGCCGAGGGCAAGTTCCTGATCAAGCGCTGCACGTCGTGTGGCGAGGCGCACTACTTCCCGCGCTCGATCTGCCCGTTCTGCTTCTCCGACCAGACGGTGTGGGAGCAGAGCACGGGCGAGGGCGAGATCTACACGTTCTCGATCATGCGCAAGTCGCCGACAGGACCGTATGCGATCGGGTACGTGACGTTGAAAGAGGGGCCGTCGCTGCAGACCAATTTCGTCGATTGTGATTTCGATGCGTTGAAGATCGGCCAAAAGGTGAAGGTGGTGTTCAAGCCGACCGACGGCGCGCCGCTGCCGTTCTTCACGCCGGTGTAG
- a CDS encoding thiolase domain-containing protein, which translates to MTIKGKAYIAGIYEHPTRHAPDKSTAQLHAEVAKGALEDAGLSAKDVDGYFCAGDAPGGAWPMVDYLGLKVRHIDSTETGGCSYLIHVGHAAEAIAAGKCSIALITLAGKPRTGPMPPRAAGTEADFEAAYGATTHNAYGMCAMRHMHDYGTTSEQLAWIKVAASHHAQYNPHAMLKEVVTVEDVINSPMISDPLHRMDCCVVTDGGGALIVTTPEIAKSLKKPLVRLIGHGEAMKGPRGGKDLDLTYSAGVWSGPRAFEEAGITPKDIKYASIYDSFTITVLMQLEDLGFCKKGEGGKFVSDGNLISGVGKLPFNTDGGGLCSNHPVNRGGMTKVIEAVRQLRGEAHPKVQVPNCDLAIAHGTGGLLGVRHAASTCILERV; encoded by the coding sequence TTGACCATCAAGGGCAAGGCCTACATTGCCGGGATCTACGAGCATCCGACTCGGCACGCACCGGACAAATCGACCGCGCAGCTGCATGCCGAGGTTGCCAAGGGCGCGCTGGAGGATGCCGGGCTGAGTGCCAAGGATGTCGACGGCTATTTCTGCGCCGGTGATGCGCCGGGCGGCGCCTGGCCGATGGTCGATTATCTCGGGCTGAAGGTGCGGCACATCGACTCCACCGAGACCGGTGGCTGCTCCTATCTGATCCATGTCGGCCATGCCGCCGAGGCCATCGCCGCGGGCAAGTGCTCGATCGCGCTGATCACGCTCGCCGGCAAGCCGCGCACCGGTCCGATGCCGCCGCGCGCGGCGGGAACCGAGGCCGATTTCGAAGCCGCCTACGGCGCCACCACCCACAACGCCTACGGCATGTGCGCCATGCGCCACATGCACGACTACGGCACCACCTCGGAGCAACTCGCCTGGATCAAGGTCGCGGCCTCGCATCATGCGCAGTACAATCCGCATGCGATGCTGAAGGAGGTGGTGACGGTCGAGGACGTCATCAACTCACCGATGATCTCCGATCCGCTGCACCGCATGGATTGCTGCGTCGTCACCGACGGCGGCGGCGCGCTGATCGTCACGACGCCGGAGATCGCCAAGAGCCTGAAGAAGCCGCTGGTGCGGCTGATCGGCCATGGCGAGGCGATGAAGGGCCCGCGCGGCGGCAAGGATCTCGACCTGACTTACTCGGCCGGCGTGTGGTCCGGCCCGCGCGCCTTCGAGGAAGCGGGGATCACGCCGAAGGACATCAAATACGCCTCGATCTATGACAGCTTCACCATCACCGTGCTGATGCAGCTCGAGGATCTCGGCTTCTGCAAGAAAGGCGAGGGCGGCAAGTTCGTCAGCGATGGCAACCTCATCTCCGGTGTCGGCAAGCTGCCGTTCAACACCGATGGCGGCGGCCTGTGCAGCAACCATCCCGTCAACCGCGGCGGCATGACCAAGGTGATCGAGGCCGTGCGCCAGTTGCGTGGCGAAGCCCATCCCAAGGTGCAGGTGCCGAACTGCGATCTTGCGATTGCTCACGGCACCGGTGGCCTGCTCGGCGTGCGCCACGCCGCCTCGACCTGCATTCTGGAGCGCGTCTGA
- a CDS encoding GCG_CRPN prefix-to-repeats domain-containing protein, which yields MKGLAAAVVGLGLGLFGLSAAQAAPASPAVLQGTGGAEIIQVAQGCGPGFHRGPRGACRPLYNCPPGWHTGPYGKRCFRNW from the coding sequence ATGAAGGGTCTTGCTGCTGCTGTCGTTGGACTCGGACTTGGTCTGTTCGGATTGTCGGCTGCGCAGGCCGCGCCGGCCTCGCCTGCCGTGCTGCAAGGTACAGGTGGTGCGGAAATCATCCAGGTGGCGCAGGGCTGCGGCCCCGGCTTCCACCGCGGTCCGCGCGGCGCCTGCCGGCCGCTCTACAATTGTCCCCCGGGCTGGCACACCGGCCCGTACGGCAAGCGCTGCTTCCGAAACTGGTGA
- a CDS encoding oxaloacetate decarboxylase: MTVTTADKRAAFRKLHESGCFVLPNPFDAGTAKMLQHLGFKAIASTSAGFAWSIGKADTHTMLDEMLAHLAAVSTAVDIPVNADFEGGFAEAPEGVAANVARAVETGVAGLSIEDSTGDKDHPLFARDLAVERIRAARQAIDANGGDVLLTGRCEAFLWGKPDLGLVTDRLAAYAEAGADCLYAPGIKSVEEITAVVKAVAPKPVNLLIGSSGLSLMQAEDLGVRRISVGGSLARIAWAGFMRAAKEMAEQGTFTELANGYPGGELNKIFG; this comes from the coding sequence ATGACGGTCACGACGGCGGACAAGCGCGCCGCATTCCGCAAGCTTCATGAGTCCGGCTGCTTCGTGCTGCCGAATCCGTTCGATGCCGGCACGGCGAAGATGCTGCAGCATCTCGGCTTCAAGGCGATCGCTTCCACCAGCGCCGGCTTTGCCTGGTCGATCGGTAAGGCCGACACCCACACCATGCTGGACGAGATGCTCGCGCATCTGGCGGCGGTGTCGACGGCGGTCGACATTCCCGTCAACGCCGATTTTGAGGGCGGCTTCGCCGAAGCGCCGGAGGGCGTGGCGGCCAATGTCGCGCGCGCGGTCGAGACCGGCGTCGCGGGCCTGTCGATCGAGGATTCCACCGGTGACAAGGACCATCCGCTGTTCGCGCGCGATCTCGCAGTGGAGCGCATCCGCGCTGCGCGACAGGCGATCGATGCCAATGGCGGCGACGTGCTGCTGACCGGTCGATGCGAGGCGTTTCTCTGGGGCAAGCCCGACCTCGGGCTCGTGACCGACCGTCTCGCGGCCTATGCCGAGGCCGGCGCGGATTGTCTGTATGCGCCAGGGATCAAGTCGGTCGAGGAGATCACGGCCGTCGTCAAAGCTGTTGCGCCGAAGCCGGTCAACCTGCTGATCGGGTCGTCAGGCCTGTCGCTGATGCAGGCCGAAGATCTCGGTGTGCGACGCATCAGCGTCGGCGGCTCGCTGGCAAGGATAGCCTGGGCCGGCTTCATGCGGGCCGCCAAGGAGATGGCCGAGCAGGGCACCTTCACCGAACTCGCCAACGGCTATCCCGGCGGTGAGTTGAACAAGATCTTCGGGTGA
- a CDS encoding helix-turn-helix transcriptional regulator encodes MKSGPDIAMVAALVGDPARANMLTALLSGRALTATELAQEAGVTPQTASSHLAKLEGGGLIEPEKQGRHRYYRLADPDVADVLEKLAGLAARAGHMRVRTGPKEPELRRARICYDHLAGDLGVQMLDSMTRQRLVRRRKQEIVLTEDGEQFLARHLRISPEMLAHPRRPVCKACLDWSARRHHLAGTLGAALMKRFTELKWAARDTTPGSRVVNFSRAGEKHFAALFGPDGGG; translated from the coding sequence ATGAAATCGGGTCCAGACATCGCGATGGTGGCCGCGCTGGTCGGCGACCCCGCCCGTGCCAACATGCTGACCGCCCTGCTCTCGGGCCGCGCGCTGACCGCGACCGAGCTCGCCCAGGAGGCGGGCGTGACACCGCAGACCGCGAGCTCGCATCTCGCCAAGCTCGAAGGCGGCGGCCTGATCGAACCTGAGAAGCAGGGCCGCCACCGCTACTACCGTCTGGCCGATCCCGACGTCGCCGACGTGCTGGAGAAGCTCGCCGGGCTCGCGGCGCGCGCCGGCCACATGCGGGTGCGCACCGGGCCGAAGGAGCCGGAGCTGCGGCGCGCCCGCATCTGCTACGATCATCTCGCAGGCGACCTCGGCGTCCAGATGCTCGACAGCATGACGCGACAAAGGCTGGTGCGCCGGCGCAAGCAGGAGATCGTGCTGACCGAGGATGGCGAGCAGTTCCTGGCGCGACATCTGCGGATCTCGCCGGAGATGCTGGCGCATCCGCGCCGTCCGGTGTGCAAGGCCTGTCTCGACTGGAGCGCGCGGCGGCACCATCTCGCCGGCACCTTGGGCGCGGCCTTGATGAAGCGCTTCACCGAGTTGAAATGGGCCGCGCGCGACACGACGCCCGGCAGCCGTGTCGTGAATTTCAGCCGCGCCGGCGAGAAGCACTTCGCGGCGCTGTTCGGACCGGATGGCGGCGGCTGA
- a CDS encoding twin-arginine translocation signal domain-containing protein, whose translation MMERRNFLKIALGVGCAAAAGAVLRTTQSMAAPLSPALLNDLVPAHSDHQADRAVVSQDEADRLAPEQVHWGHRGHGRHWGWRRRHWGWRRRHWGWRHHHRHWHRHWHRRHYW comes from the coding sequence ATGATGGAACGACGAAACTTCCTCAAGATTGCGTTGGGCGTTGGATGTGCTGCCGCAGCCGGCGCGGTGTTGCGTACCACGCAGTCGATGGCTGCGCCGCTCTCCCCAGCGCTGCTGAACGACTTGGTTCCAGCGCATTCCGATCATCAAGCGGACCGTGCGGTCGTCTCTCAGGACGAGGCCGATCGGCTTGCACCTGAGCAGGTGCACTGGGGCCATCGCGGTCACGGCCGCCATTGGGGCTGGCGCCGTCGGCACTGGGGCTGGCGCCGCCGCCATTGGGGCTGGCGGCATCACCATCGTCACTGGCACCGGCACTGGCATCGCCGTCACTACTGGTAA
- a CDS encoding alpha/beta hydrolase translates to MIRTDACRVIVRIGLTMMLSAGLAGAASADETVSVGGSRVALIKPAAVRASVILLPGGDGAINVGEHGDIHGLLGNQLVRTRNAYAARGLAVMVADYNTDLKAAVDYMAAIKRPVTVIGTSRGTIRAAEGIARGARPDALVLTSGLLSPESGSSSNVMSIIGSPSALPRTLVIHHTSDACKVTLPAGVEPFIKWSGGRARVKWLSGGAEEGDPCQARGHHGFNGLDGQVVSLAAGFR, encoded by the coding sequence ATGATCAGAACGGACGCGTGTCGCGTGATCGTGCGGATCGGGTTGACCATGATGCTGTCGGCGGGTCTGGCCGGCGCGGCGTCCGCCGATGAGACCGTCAGCGTCGGCGGTTCGCGCGTGGCGCTGATCAAGCCGGCCGCCGTGCGCGCAAGCGTGATCCTGCTGCCCGGCGGGGACGGCGCCATCAATGTCGGCGAGCACGGCGACATTCATGGCCTGCTCGGCAACCAGCTGGTGCGCACGCGCAATGCCTATGCGGCGCGCGGCCTGGCGGTGATGGTGGCGGACTACAACACCGACCTGAAGGCCGCCGTCGACTACATGGCCGCCATCAAGCGGCCGGTGACCGTGATCGGCACCAGCCGCGGCACGATCAGGGCGGCGGAGGGCATCGCACGCGGCGCCCGTCCGGATGCGCTGGTCCTGACCTCGGGCTTGCTCAGCCCGGAGTCCGGCAGCTCGTCGAACGTGATGTCGATCATCGGCTCGCCGTCGGCACTGCCGCGCACGCTGGTCATCCATCACACCAGCGACGCCTGCAAGGTGACCCTGCCCGCCGGCGTCGAACCCTTCATCAAATGGTCCGGCGGTCGCGCCCGCGTGAAATGGCTGTCCGGCGGCGCGGAGGAGGGCGATCCTTGCCAGGCCCGCGGCCATCACGGTTTCAACGGGCTCGACGGCCAGGTGGTGTCGCTCGCCGCAGGATTTCGCTGA
- a CDS encoding indolepyruvate ferredoxin oxidoreductase family protein, translating to MGINESEINLDQKYTASSGHIFLTGIQALVRLPMAQIRRDRAAGLNTAGFISGYRGSPLGGYDQQLFSARKHLEQYNIKFQPGVNEDLAATAVWGSQQLHLSPGGKYDGVVGIWYGKGPGVDRCGDVFRHGNAAGSAKNGGVLCLAGDDHGAKSSTVPHQSDHAFMSALMPYLYPSSIHEMIEMGLLGIAMSRYSGCWVGMKVITETVETTAEINLNDEMTPFVIPTDFELPPGGLNLRWPDDRFEQDRRLQDYKGFAAIAFARANKVNRITMDSPNARYGIMASGKSYEDIRQALRELGITEEVAAKIGLRLYKIGMPWPLEPEGVRQFAVGLEEIFIIEERREIVENQVKQELFNWRDDVRPRIVGKMDDHDKRFLPFATELSVASLATSLTERLLRLDLNPEIKAMLRAKADWFNGRDASQMQLVSPVARTPYFCSGCPHNTSTKVPEGSRALAGIGCHFMSLWMNRNTETFTHMGGEGVPWVGIAPFTGEEHIFANLGDGTYFHSGSLAIRQAVASKANITYKILYNDAVAMTGGQRHDGDLSPQQITFQLHAEGIREIYLVSENPDSYPSDSIAPGVKLAHRDELDNVMKTLRQTKGASAIVFVQTCAAEKRRRRKRGTMEDPQRRVFINPAVCEGCGDCSVQSNCISVEPLETELGRKRIINQSSCNKDYSCVKGFCPSFVTIDGGKPRSRAPAELGDIGEMPEPLEKPSLDRPYNVAVGGVGGTGVLTIGALLGMAAHIEGKASMILDMSGLAQKGGAVLSHVRLSENTADVTCSRIVTGTADLVIAADEVVAGAKETITLCDSERTHGVINSHLIPTADFVLNRDFNFQNRKVTSLLETALRKDATFFDFTKPAEALLGDSIATNMMMMGYAYQKGLLPLSAEAIEKAIAINGVAVKMNTEAFRLGRLIVVNPERVAGMMTGQDETVPPKSLDAMTLDEIIAHRMAHLTSYQNARLAKRYRKLVDQVREAADKGGYGEALPRAVAINYAKLLAYKDEYEVGRLFSDGTFAKQLHDAFEGDYKVSFNLAPPIFNSGLDPQGRPKKKSYGPGMMKMFRLLAKLKGLRGTPLDIFGYSAERKMERDLIAGYEKDVATVLGLLSPANAEIAAEFLSLPDKIRGYGPVKDKAVQDAKVRYAQLAADLANPPPAPRQMAAE from the coding sequence ATGGGCATCAACGAGAGCGAGATCAATCTCGACCAGAAATACACCGCAAGCTCCGGCCACATCTTCCTGACCGGCATCCAGGCGCTGGTCCGGCTGCCAATGGCCCAGATCCGGCGCGACCGCGCCGCCGGCCTCAACACCGCCGGCTTCATCTCCGGCTATCGCGGCTCGCCGCTCGGCGGCTACGACCAGCAGCTGTTCTCTGCGCGCAAGCATCTCGAGCAGTACAACATCAAGTTCCAGCCCGGCGTGAACGAGGACCTCGCGGCGACCGCGGTGTGGGGCTCGCAGCAGCTGCATCTGTCGCCCGGCGGCAAGTATGACGGCGTCGTCGGCATCTGGTACGGCAAGGGCCCCGGCGTCGACCGCTGCGGCGACGTCTTCCGCCACGGCAATGCGGCAGGCTCGGCCAAGAACGGCGGCGTGCTGTGCCTCGCCGGCGACGATCACGGCGCCAAATCCTCCACCGTGCCGCACCAGTCCGACCACGCCTTCATGTCGGCGCTGATGCCCTATCTCTATCCCTCGTCGATCCACGAGATGATCGAGATGGGCCTGCTCGGGATTGCGATGTCGCGCTATTCCGGCTGCTGGGTCGGCATGAAGGTCATCACCGAGACGGTGGAGACCACCGCCGAGATCAATCTCAATGACGAGATGACGCCGTTCGTCATCCCCACGGATTTCGAGCTGCCGCCCGGCGGCCTGAACCTGCGCTGGCCGGACGACCGCTTCGAGCAGGACCGCCGGCTGCAGGACTACAAGGGCTTTGCCGCGATCGCCTTTGCCCGCGCCAACAAGGTCAACCGCATCACGATGGATTCCCCGAATGCCCGCTACGGCATCATGGCGTCGGGCAAGAGCTACGAGGACATCCGCCAGGCGCTGCGCGAACTCGGGATCACCGAGGAGGTCGCCGCCAAGATCGGGCTTCGTCTCTACAAGATCGGCATGCCCTGGCCGCTGGAGCCAGAGGGGGTGCGCCAGTTCGCGGTCGGCCTCGAGGAGATCTTCATCATCGAGGAGCGCCGCGAGATCGTCGAGAACCAGGTCAAGCAGGAGCTGTTCAACTGGCGCGACGACGTCCGCCCGCGCATCGTCGGCAAGATGGACGACCACGACAAGCGTTTCCTGCCGTTCGCGACCGAGCTCTCGGTTGCTTCGCTGGCGACCTCGCTCACGGAGCGACTTCTTCGTCTCGACCTCAACCCCGAGATCAAGGCGATGCTGCGCGCCAAGGCTGACTGGTTCAACGGTCGCGACGCCTCGCAGATGCAGCTGGTGTCGCCGGTGGCGCGCACGCCGTATTTCTGCTCGGGCTGTCCGCACAACACCTCGACGAAAGTGCCCGAGGGCAGCCGCGCGCTGGCCGGCATCGGCTGCCACTTCATGTCGCTGTGGATGAACCGCAACACCGAGACGTTCACGCATATGGGCGGCGAGGGCGTGCCGTGGGTCGGCATCGCGCCGTTCACGGGCGAGGAGCACATCTTCGCCAATCTCGGCGACGGCACCTATTTCCATTCCGGCAGCCTCGCGATCCGCCAGGCGGTCGCCTCCAAGGCCAACATCACCTACAAGATCCTCTACAACGACGCCGTCGCCATGACCGGCGGCCAGCGCCATGACGGCGATCTGTCGCCGCAGCAGATCACCTTCCAGCTGCACGCCGAGGGCATCCGCGAGATCTACCTGGTCTCGGAAAATCCGGACTCGTATCCGAGCGACAGCATTGCGCCGGGCGTCAAGCTCGCGCATCGCGACGAGCTCGACAACGTCATGAAGACCCTGCGCCAGACCAAGGGCGCCTCCGCCATCGTGTTCGTGCAGACCTGCGCCGCCGAGAAGCGCCGCCGCCGCAAGCGCGGCACGATGGAGGATCCGCAGCGCCGCGTGTTCATCAACCCGGCCGTTTGCGAAGGCTGCGGCGACTGCTCGGTGCAGTCGAACTGCATCTCGGTCGAGCCCTTGGAGACCGAGCTCGGCCGCAAGCGAATTATCAACCAGTCCTCGTGCAACAAGGACTATTCCTGCGTGAAGGGCTTTTGTCCGTCCTTCGTCACCATCGACGGCGGCAAGCCGCGCTCGCGCGCGCCGGCCGAGCTCGGCGACATCGGCGAGATGCCGGAGCCGCTGGAGAAGCCCTCGCTCGACCGGCCCTACAACGTCGCCGTCGGCGGCGTCGGCGGCACCGGCGTGCTGACGATCGGCGCGTTGCTCGGCATGGCCGCCCATATCGAGGGCAAGGCCTCGATGATCCTCGACATGTCCGGCCTTGCGCAGAAGGGCGGCGCGGTGCTCAGCCACGTGCGTCTCTCCGAGAACACCGCCGACGTGACCTGCTCACGCATCGTCACCGGCACCGCCGATCTCGTCATCGCGGCCGACGAGGTGGTGGCCGGCGCCAAGGAGACGATCACGCTCTGCGACTCCGAGCGCACCCATGGCGTGATCAACAGCCATCTGATCCCGACCGCCGACTTCGTGCTCAACCGCGACTTCAACTTCCAGAACCGCAAGGTCACGAGCCTCCTGGAGACCGCGCTGCGCAAGGACGCCACCTTCTTCGACTTCACCAAGCCGGCCGAGGCGCTCCTCGGCGACTCCATCGCCACCAACATGATGATGATGGGGTATGCCTATCAGAAGGGCCTGCTGCCGCTGTCAGCCGAGGCCATCGAGAAGGCGATCGCGATCAACGGCGTCGCGGTCAAGATGAACACCGAGGCCTTCCGGCTCGGCCGTCTCATCGTCGTCAATCCCGAGCGCGTCGCGGGCATGATGACCGGCCAGGACGAGACGGTGCCGCCGAAATCGCTCGACGCGATGACGCTCGACGAGATCATCGCCCACCGCATGGCGCACCTCACGTCGTATCAGAACGCCCGGCTCGCCAAGCGCTACCGCAAGCTGGTCGACCAGGTCCGCGAGGCCGCCGACAAGGGCGGCTATGGCGAGGCGCTGCCGCGCGCGGTCGCGATCAACTACGCCAAACTGCTCGCCTACAAGGACGAGTACGAGGTGGGGCGGCTGTTCTCCGACGGCACCTTCGCGAAGCAGCTCCACGACGCCTTCGAGGGCGACTACAAGGTCTCCTTCAACCTGGCGCCGCCGATCTTCAACTCAGGCCTGGACCCGCAGGGCCGCCCGAAGAAGAAGAGCTACGGTCCCGGCATGATGAAGATGTTCCGGCTGCTGGCGAAGCTCAAGGGCCTGCGCGGCACGCCGCTCGACATCTTCGGCTACTCCGCCGAGCGCAAGATGGAGCGCGACCTGATCGCCGGCTACGAGAAGGACGTCGCGACGGTGCTCGGCCTGCTGTCGCCGGCGAATGCCGAGATCGCGGCCGAGTTCTTGTCTCTCCCGGACAAGATCCGCGGCTACGGCCCGGTGAAGGACAAGGCCGTACAGGACGCCAAGGTCCGCTACGCGCAGTTGGCCGCCGACCTCGCCAACCCGCCACCCGCGCCGCGCCAGATGGCGGCGGAGTAG
- a CDS encoding NIPSNAP family protein — protein sequence MTITVFIRYRIDPFKRDVFEHYAQRWLSIIPRCGGELLGYFMPHEGTNDIAYGLISFDSLAAYERYRATLRSDAEGRANFALAEEHKLILGEERTFLRNVVATA from the coding sequence ATGACCATCACCGTCTTCATTCGCTATCGCATCGACCCGTTCAAGCGCGACGTCTTCGAGCATTACGCGCAACGCTGGCTGTCGATCATTCCCCGCTGCGGCGGCGAGCTCCTCGGCTATTTCATGCCGCACGAAGGCACCAACGACATCGCCTATGGCTTGATCTCGTTCGACAGCCTCGCCGCCTACGAGCGCTATCGCGCCACCCTGCGCAGCGATGCCGAGGGACGGGCGAACTTCGCGCTGGCGGAAGAGCACAAGCTCATTCTGGGCGAAGAGCGAACATTTCTGCGCAATGTCGTGGCCACGGCATGA
- a CDS encoding trimeric intracellular cation channel family protein, producing the protein MWNLPPTDSVLHLLSFVALAAQAMTAALAAGRRSMDWMGVCLLGAVTALGGGTLRDVLLGHYPLAWVERPSYLLLTVLAPFVTIAMARLVHRLTTAFLVLDAIGLVVFTISGCEIAWQMGVPFGIVIVAGMITGCAGGVLRDILCNDVPLLFRAELYASVSLLTGLIYASGLSLGLGSGVLTALSFAFGLSFRLLAIRHKWNMPQFVFTGEGKS; encoded by the coding sequence ATGTGGAACTTGCCGCCGACGGACAGCGTCCTGCATCTGCTGTCCTTCGTGGCGCTGGCGGCGCAGGCTATGACGGCCGCGCTCGCTGCGGGACGGCGCAGCATGGATTGGATGGGTGTCTGCCTGCTCGGCGCCGTCACTGCACTCGGTGGCGGCACGCTGCGCGATGTGCTGCTCGGGCATTATCCGCTCGCCTGGGTCGAGCGGCCGTCCTACCTGTTGCTGACCGTGCTGGCGCCGTTCGTGACCATCGCCATGGCGCGTCTCGTTCATCGTCTGACCACGGCCTTCCTCGTGCTGGATGCGATTGGTCTCGTGGTCTTCACAATTTCCGGCTGCGAGATCGCCTGGCAGATGGGCGTGCCGTTCGGCATCGTCATCGTTGCCGGGATGATCACCGGCTGCGCCGGTGGCGTGCTGCGCGACATCCTGTGCAACGACGTGCCGTTGCTGTTTCGCGCCGAGCTCTACGCCAGCGTGTCGCTGCTGACCGGGCTGATCTACGCCTCAGGCCTGTCGCTCGGGCTCGGCAGCGGCGTGCTCACGGCGCTGAGCTTCGCGTTCGGGCTGTCGTTCCGGCTGCTGGCGATCCGCCACAAATGGAACATGCCGCAGTTCGTGTTCACCGGCGAAGGCAAGAGCTGA
- a CDS encoding alpha/beta fold hydrolase encodes MSRFAVALCAALIAVVPSIASAAEAAREPYGINLEGFAYPYPVGLLPLVNDGEQLRMAYMDVAPAQPNGRTALLLHGRNFPASYWAPVIRTLTEAGFRVVVPDQVGFGKSSKPAGELHFDTLARNTIALLDHLGIARVEIVAHSMGGMLAVRIGRAYPDRVAHLVLTAPIGLEDYRMYVPPIPTEKIIETEDSLTAEGYRKQLETNYALKLPPEQVTPFIDARFNLKGSADYPRWLKSFVGSYQMIYREPVVHEIPLLTQPTLFIMGADDHNAPGRPNAPEVLRAKMGQNAELAKALSSQMRDARTEVIPNAGHLVFLDAPEAYDALLLEFLSK; translated from the coding sequence ATGTCCCGTTTCGCTGTTGCGCTCTGCGCCGCCCTGATCGCTGTCGTCCCCTCCATCGCCTCGGCCGCGGAGGCGGCGCGCGAGCCCTATGGCATCAATCTCGAGGGCTTTGCCTATCCTTATCCGGTCGGCCTGCTGCCGCTGGTCAATGACGGCGAGCAGCTTCGGATGGCCTACATGGATGTCGCGCCGGCGCAGCCCAACGGCCGCACCGCGCTGTTGCTGCACGGCCGGAATTTTCCCGCGAGCTACTGGGCGCCGGTCATCAGGACGCTGACGGAGGCCGGCTTCCGCGTCGTCGTGCCCGACCAGGTCGGTTTTGGCAAATCATCCAAGCCCGCGGGTGAGCTGCATTTCGACACCCTGGCGCGCAACACCATCGCGCTGCTCGATCACCTCGGCATCGCCAGGGTCGAGATCGTCGCGCATTCGATGGGCGGAATGCTCGCGGTGCGAATTGGCCGCGCCTATCCCGATCGTGTCGCGCATCTCGTGCTGACCGCGCCGATCGGGCTCGAGGATTACCGGATGTACGTGCCGCCCATCCCGACCGAAAAGATCATCGAGACCGAGGATAGTCTCACCGCCGAGGGCTATCGCAAGCAATTGGAGACCAACTACGCGCTGAAGCTGCCGCCCGAGCAGGTGACGCCATTCATCGACGCGCGCTTCAACCTCAAGGGCAGTGCCGACTATCCGCGCTGGCTGAAGAGCTTTGTCGGCTCGTATCAGATGATCTATCGCGAGCCCGTTGTGCACGAGATTCCGCTGCTGACACAGCCGACTTTGTTCATCATGGGAGCCGACGACCACAACGCTCCGGGACGGCCGAACGCGCCTGAAGTGTTGCGCGCCAAGATGGGGCAGAACGCCGAACTCGCGAAAGCACTCAGCAGCCAGATGCGCGATGCGCGCACGGAGGTGATTCCCAACGCCGGCCACCTCGTGTTTCTGGATGCGCCCGAGGCCTACGACGCGCTGCTACTTGAGTTTTTAAGCAAGTAG
- a CDS encoding DUF4262 domain-containing protein yields the protein MRTALDADPDMLDEKEQRFVAKIREHGWFAIHVGADEEGPSFTYTTGFCLKFDHPELIVFSLPMQIALDTFWHLYRELDAGRRIPVGAPSSDIFMNAPAMLLPVSRRHYADHLGWSRWFYGGDRFECLQLIYTDRDGCFPWSPVASAQFRTAQPDLTESHWSGMAH from the coding sequence ATGCGCACGGCGCTCGATGCTGATCCGGATATGCTTGATGAAAAAGAGCAAAGATTCGTTGCGAAAATCCGCGAGCATGGCTGGTTCGCGATTCATGTCGGCGCGGATGAAGAAGGACCAAGCTTTACCTATACGACCGGCTTCTGTCTGAAATTCGATCACCCCGAGCTGATCGTGTTCTCGCTGCCAATGCAGATTGCCCTCGACACCTTCTGGCATTTGTACCGCGAGCTTGACGCCGGACGACGTATTCCTGTCGGCGCTCCCTCATCCGATATATTCATGAACGCTCCCGCCATGCTGCTCCCGGTCTCGAGACGGCACTACGCCGATCATCTGGGATGGAGCCGCTGGTTCTATGGCGGTGATCGATTCGAATGCCTGCAACTGATCTACACCGATCGTGACGGCTGCTTTCCGTGGTCGCCGGTGGCATCGGCGCAGTTCAGGACGGCTCAGCCTGACCTGACCGAGAGTCACTGGTCCGGCATGGCTCACTAG